The genomic stretch taattaaattcgtttttaatattttaggtaataaaatcaatctttttcaaactttattttcaaataattaattaagatttggtatttacataaattattcattcaatccctgtagAGAACGACATTGCTTGAGTTGCTATAATGCGATAATCTtatattcttgcaagtatttttaagtgtttttatccctacttttgcagatGGTAAAAATCTCTATCCTTAGGATTGCAACTTCTTATCGATTCTGGATTGGACAGCAGGAAGAGTTGTGCTAGGCATCGACGTATTGACATTCCAGGCAATAAAGATTGTCGGTTTATTACAAAAAACCaacaattataaattttttatttgttttccctGTTTCTCGTGAAGAAACGCAAGAAATAATGTGGGTGAGCGAAGAATGTATACggaaatttgaccaaaaaaaaaaaaaaaagagagatggaagaagagagaaaaaaaaaaaaaaaaaaaaatcagcccTTAGATGAATCTGTGGTGTGTACTTAtcagaaagaaaattaattatgaCAAATTCAATAATAGAagaatggaaagaaaaatatatataattaaagcTAGCCACATAGCAAGCTTTGAGTGGATGATAGTGTCACTCAGCAAGATCTAGTTGCAGGTTAAGCTCCACACAAATTTTTCTCCATTTTCCCTCTGTAACTTGGTTTGTCTCACTTTGCCTTCTGAATACTGTCATTTTCATCTCATTTAGTTAGGTTACCCAACTTTTGTAAATTCCATCAAATAAGCCTTAAATTAAAGGATAATACGGACATTAGATCGATTTAATTCAAGGATTGAATTTGCAACTCTAAATTCACTTCTCCTCGTTCACTTAACCCTAATTTGTTTCCCCAACTTTTCTCCTCACAAATCACATCGGCTTGGTAAATATGGGGCCTTCAACCAAAATtttcacataaaaaataaaatttcttaattactttttaatttaacgattatttaacagaatggacaaaaataagatgaactaaaactaaatgaAAAGATAATGACACATCAATTAATAAGCCTTTTTTTAGAGAACGTTAATGAAAAGTTCTGGATACtgttactttaacaaaaaaactacatttttacactaaaatgtcaatcctggtattatccactttaccctttattttgtccttatatttaaaactcaaagttttcaaacatttttcattagttttccttttattttatagatTGACCAAAGTTGAGAAAATGCTTATAGACATGTGTTGTTTCCTTATATTTGAGTAACAAAACTTGTGCATTACTACTTTCGAATATTTTATTTGGCTCAAAATTCAAGATGCAAAAAgatataaatatttaaatagaTAGTTCCCCTTATAAGTTGTTATTAGaattccaaaaaaattattatgcaaTTATATATTCAATTCCTGGTGCTGGTAAATTACACAATAGTGATCAAAAGGAGGTTGAAATGCCTATACGAGTCTTTTTGGTTCCTAAAATGAAGGACTGTCGTGGCGAAGTCACCAGCTAATTctcttttataaataaaaaaaaaaaaaggacatttCCTTTTATAAATTGttattagaattaaaaaaaaaaaagttatcatGCAATCCATTCTttgctttattttcttttcactaTGAGTTGTTTAAAAATGTCCCGCTTCTCTTCAATTGAATAACTCTTTTCAAAAAGGTCTTCGGTACTCATGTTACATGGACATGGTACCCACAAATACAATTGATCTTGAAAAgcaacaataatatattttggagACATTTAGATTTGGGTCAAAAAATCAACATGCTATTAGGTTAAGTTCAACATTACCTTttcttcacttttattttttacactCATTTTACGTTTATTAATATTAGAgataattaaaatcttctagttttattttatgcatctttttgtttgtgcttttgaattttgaatatttgaaaagtggtttaattttaggaaatatttattagcactctaaaaatctcatttcgcattccaaactttctataattagacaCAAAAATAcacttagagcaactccaccgttgCAAAGGCCCCCCCAtgctattcactatttaatccacccGGTGAACAGTAATTATCATTAATAAATAGTAACTAccttttgcatcttcaccccTACACTGAATAACCCCGGcaaaataatagtatttttttttattttataaaataatgcaCCCTTACACTGAATCGATCACAACCCTTGGGCATCTCCACTTGAGTAGTTCACAACCGTTGGATTTGCCGTTGGAAATGCAATTCCATCCCTTGAATATCTCCTTGCAGGTATTATCATACCTCGAAGGGGAATCCGGGTCGTGGATCCATTTTCCGTCAGAGTAGTCACACGACCCGCCTCGACGACTCGGGTCGGATCTGTCAATCTTTTGGAATTCGAAGCTCATGTTATGCGGGCGCGGAGGAACGGAGGTCTTTCGATTGAAGGAGAGGACGACGAAGATGGAGACAAAGCAGACGAAGGAGAGGAGAGGGAATAGTGGGACTTTCCTCGTCTAGTTTTGCTGTTGAGAGTGTTGCTCTCTGGAGGCCATGCTTTCACTCTCGCCCTCCGTCTCCGGGATATCGGTGTCAACAGCGTCAAGATCGACCTCTAAGAAGAGCTGTCCAGGCCCGTCCACCACCGTATCAGGGTGTTGCCACTTTTCAACTCTGTCCAGGCCTGTCCACAACATGGCTGACGTCACCTAGACGTCAGCCTTGCATCACATGCCAttcgggctctcgggctggcaactcTTGCCGGGTCTCTCCCTCGGGCCCGCTCGGGCTCCATCGCCAGCACACGCTGGACCAAGTTGCTCGGGCTTTCTAGCCCTGTTTGAGAGCCAATCCACATGGCTATTGCCCAAGGTGGAACTGCTCTTCTGAAGAGTGCAAAATaggatttttggagtgctaataacaatgcCCTAATTTTATCTGCCCAATATCTTCTAACAAAAAGCTAATATGCTAACATAAACCCACCTGTAGACGACCTAACTCAAGGAACAAATACATTAATGGCTAATATAACTATAAATGAGATTTGAAACCTAACTAAAGGGTACAAAAACATAATGTGGAGCTAAAAATAATCCTAAAATttcacaaggcgacacgtggactttagttgaaaaagacaagattgccctcattaaatgaGTAGGGCTCTCAAGCGTCCACACACGTAGCTCAGCACCCCTGGAATTCAAGTAGCGGAGTACAACTGCTCACATAATCACAACTCCCCGTGGAGTggaaaagtcaaaggtattaaagataaaaattaattacgaattctatctttaatacaATCCTAAATGAAGACTAACACATCAAGTAAGAATCCCTATCACCATCAATTAGGGATATTCACATCATCATTccaagatattatctcctaattaatatcttggaaataTTAGTTCCTTGCACATCATACGGATGACATAACTTGGCTAATAGGAAGCCGCCATGTGTAAGGCAAAACTCTACACCCATGGCCAACCACCTCCTCCTATATATACCATCATCTCCACCAAATTTTGGTAAGATTTTCGCTATATGAAAAACCCTAACACTCACTCTATTTAGAGTTactgacttaggcatcggagatccattAACCAAACACCCCTCCCTCCCCCCACTCCTTGTGTGCGCGTGAGGCTTTGGCCTTTGGTTAAagatgttgattgttttgtaggtacttTTTTGTCAAGACTGATGATAGCAAAAATTGTCTCACACATAATATACGTACAAAGATACATTAATATGTGATACAAGTTGATTACCTAAAAGTATATGCCATAAAGATAGATAAATACAATTAACCTGTAATATAGGttgattacaaaaataaaaaaacaaaaaaaaaacatatgaatGGAGTttagaggaggaagaaaaagaagaaataacaTATATGAATAGGgtttggaggaggaggaagaagaagaaataacaaaacgaaaaagaaataaaaagagataattaggaagtGATTTAATTCCTATAGTAAATTTTATCTttaaagagataattattgaCAATAACATAATTCTAAACTCAAGGATTAGAATTATTGacaataaaattttatcatTAAAGAGATAATTATGACAATGAAATAATTCAGAACTCAAGGATTACAATTATGAACAATAAAATCATTAAAGAGATCACTATTGACCAGATTCCAGTCTCTAcgttcggtgattgccttgttCGTTTAGCATGACTTTTCGAATGGCTTTTGGGTGTGAGAAAGGATTGTGTAGACTGTTTCTCTGTTTTGATAGCCACCCTAACAAAATCAGCacaccaaagaaaataaataactgatAGAAACTTGGTTAGCTTTTGCATACCCAACTTACAGAAGATGATGTATTTCTAAAACTAGTGGGGCACAACATAGCcaatttatatatttcataTTTGCATTACAATAATATGCagataaacaattaaataagaatctttaatttatatatttcttatttaattgtaTTGATCCATCGAGCAATCGGCATGCTTTTGAATCAATTCCTCAAGCGAAACATATAACTCAgtctttcataaaacataaaataaaaaactgatttAAGTTCTACAAACTTCACCATCAATGACTGATACGAACAAGGGGAAGTGTAGAATCTGTGACAGAACTAGTAACCTACACTATTTGATGCTTCTTTGAAATACCTACAGCTTTCAGAAAAATAAGTAACTCGACAGTGATCTTGTATTTTGAATCAGATGGTGTGCACGTTGGATAAAAACTGTCATGAAGTTTGCAAGGATACGTAATTTTTTGGAAATTGGAACTAGAGTTTCTGGCAAGATATGCAAAGGTTTAAAATTAAATGGATTCATCAAGCATACAAACTTCACCTTGGCTAATTGACATGAACAAGAGAAAATGCAACATGCAGAATTGACTTCCTAAACGgaagttaaaattttaaataacaacaaacacacacacacacacacacacagatatatacatatatatatatatatatatgtctatgtatatgtatgtgagTGTATATGGTTGAAGTAGATATACACTCACCCAGAAGTTGATGTTGATGATTCGGGTTTATCTGTTAGACTGAGTGAAGATAATGGTTTTGAAAGGAACTCCACAGGATCAGCTTCATGGCAACTACTAGAATCCACCGGCCATCTCATTGGAACAGCAGTGCACTTATCAATACACTTGTGCTTGCAACGATTCATCTTATCCACTGTGTAAGTCCCAAAAATGATGTCAAGACGCTTTGCTAGTCTAGGTATATCCGAAGATGTCACGATATCCCAAACCTTCATAACCTGGATGTAATATGATTTCTCCTGAAGAATATCCACAGTCCAAATGAGATTCAGCAGCCTATTGACTTTATACTTCTCTAACAGTTGAGAAGAAGTCCCGTCATGAACCATCCTTCCCTTATCCTTGTGTGCGTGACACCATCCACTTGAAAGCTTCGTTAGTAGATTAAGCACTTCTCGACGAACCAGAGTGTCTTTAATCTTTGCTAATGATTTCTCAAATTCATCACTGAAGCAAACCTATATGGAAGAGGTTGACAAACAATGTTGTAACAACCAAACATCACACTGCATTTTATAATGTAAAAAAGAAATGTTCCTTAAAGACGGATGATCCCGTTGTGTTCTCGTATTATTTACTGATGTTCTTCCTCTCCCTCTTTCGAAATTAAcagataattaaataataaaattctgcagaaaattaacaaaatacttTTGCAGGCCTCGACGTTGTACATTGTTTAGTATAGAACAGCAACAtatagtaaaaaaattaaatggatGAATAGCAGCAAACCTTCCATCTTGCATTTTTGAACAGCAGAGATTCAATACTAAGTAGAGCATGAAATTGGTCAAGCTCCAGCAGGGCAGCAGCAATAGCCTGTGCCAAGTTCTTGTCCTCATCAGCATTGTGAAAACAATCGCGTCTCTTGGCATCAAGGACTAGCTTCTTCCAGATAGAGTCACTGTTAACCAAAGTCGATGCATTCCCCAATATCCAAAGACAATACCTACACAGACACAATCAAAACCACTAAATTCAAAACCTCCAGTAACTAAGACATTGAAAATTAAGCTGCATCATGAATAATTGTGTGTAACGTAATTCTATAAAAGTACTACCGTGCACGTGTAAGTGCAACATTTGCCCTTTGACGGTTGGACAAGAAACCAATTGCACCTTTCACGTTACATCTGACAGTGGAGATAATTATCACATCCTCTTCACCACCTTGGAACCCATCAACAGACCGCACACTTACAGAGAATTGAGGGTTACACTTTTTACTGTATTTTTTCACACCCTCTTGAATTGCATAAACTTGAGCCTTGTATGGTGATATGACTCCAATACTAACCTCCTTCTTGGTGCGGATGAATTCTGcagccaagaaaagaaaattaacaagaactaggttttgtatatttatatacaaaCTTCCTGCGATAATTCTCAAAATAAGCATATCAATGAGATTAGACAACAATAGAAATACCTTCGTAAAGTCTTGCAACTATCTCAGAGACCACAGCAACCTCGACCATATTTTTCTGACTATGACCATGATCAAATTGTTCTTTTCCATTGGCTATATTTATGAAGGAGTAGGATTGGTACATCTTTCCCTTGAGGAAGCACCTCTGATAGCTACTTTCAGTGACATTCGGACCATCTAATATCTGATTGTTATAGAACTCCATTTTTGGAAATAAGCTGATGGATGGATGCATCCTATATTGGATATTGAGAAGATGCTTCCTGTGTCCCAACTTTGTCATCCTTTCGAACAAGCTTCTTCCAAACTCAGCCACTTTCGCTCTCTAATGATATGATCCATTTCATTATTATAATGTTACAATAATATACAAGTTATACTAGTAATTTGAAAAAGTAAAGAACACGAAGGATAAAAATAACACCTCGCTTTTAACCATAGCAGGGAGTTGCCGCTCATCTCCTATTAGAATAGCATGGCGGATACCAGACAGTTGTAAAGGAATTGCAGACTCACATTCTTTAAGCTGAGCAGCTTCATCAACGACTAACAATTCCAGTGGTCTCATCGGTAATGCATTAGGCAATTTGGCAGAAGTTGATGCAGTACAAAATATTAAGCAAGCATTTTGCAAGCAGAAAGTTCTTATTGAATAAGGATCAATAGTTTTTGGGACACCAAATTTCTGAGGAAGCAACTTCAGTTTACAAACACACTTTTTTCCCAACTGTATAAAGCGACCGACAATGCTTCCTGAAACTTTGAAATCTTTTAGGACTAAGTTCAAACCTTCCTTAGCAACACTGATACGATGCATGGAAGATTTAAAGGACTTGAGCAAACCCGAAGCTTCATCCATGTCCTTCACTACCTTCAGTGGAATGCAAGAAGTTGGTAAGTGAGTGTACAAATCTACCATGCAAATCTTCAGTGGCTCAAAAATTGAATCAAACTCTTTCTTCACAAACTCCTCAAACGTCAATGGATCATCCTCTTTTACGCTTTCATTGTTTCCTTTAGTACCCATCTCAATTCCTTGAGCACTTGGTTTGTGTTTTTCTgctctctttttgtttttcttctcatttccttGAGCACTCTCTTTGTGTTTTTCTGCTCTCTTtgtgtttttcttctcatttccttGAGCACTCTGTTCTTGTTTTTCTGCTCTCTTTTGCAAATATAAAGAGTACTCTTCATCTGGTTCCTCAAGTAGACGTATCATTGAGCTTAACAGATACTTCCATCCAGACAAGGGCCTCAAACACCTGATCAGGATTTTAATACGATGATCGAGAAATACCTCAAGAAGGTCAGCTTTATCATCAACCGGCATTTGCTTCCGGTTCCCAAAGAGAACTATATCTCCAAGTCCGTACTTTCCAAACTCAAGAGACTCTTTAACCAGACTCCTGAGCCGGGCTGCAACTTCTAACACCGCAATATTGGTGGGAGCACATGTTAGTGTTCTGCACTTGAGCATAAAGAGGGCAAAGAGAGACAGACTGACTGTCTTTGTCTTCCCAGTACCTGGAGGACCCCAAATTAATTTGATATCATTCTGATGATGGCATTTACTCAAACCGATAAAGTTTAAGACTGCAGCTTCTTGGGAGTAATTTAGTTTGTGAGAGGAAATAGTGGGCCAAATGGTAGAAAGGTCAGGGGAGTAACTTTGTATGGGAGAGCAAGTAGTACAAGAATTCGCATCCTGTAcagaaagaaacataacgtTTAGTGAGGAACTAATGTGAACTGTGAAgcttaaaaataaatgaaatgttGAGAGAAATTATATGAGTCCAAAGCCAGATACATACATGTGAACTGGGTTGCAGAACTTTCTGAATAATATCTGTGTTTCCCTCTTTTGAGTTCAAGGCACCCCACACACGAAGATTTGTTGTCATGTTTATGAGATAAACTGCAAAATGTTTTTGTCTCTTGCTCTTTTGTACGTCTTGTTCTCCATAATCGATAGGCTTGGATGAGAGTATTTGGAACTCATGAGCATCAGGAAATTCATCAGGATTAGGTACTTTACTAACATAAGCAATAACATAGTGTCTTGGGGACCTGTTCAAATCATCAACACATTTCGGTTTCACATCCGTCAAGGCAATGAGATCTCCAACCTGTGGCTCGTACATTAATCCTTTGTGCTTCTGATCCGCTTCTGTATCTCTCTTATATGCAATATCATACAACAAATTTTTGGGAGGTTTATGACCTTTCGAACATTCAAGAGTCAATATTTCACAAGTAGGTGCATGCGACAGTTCCGTGATCATACTCGAGTGTAAATCAGCATGTGTTTCCTCAATGAGTGAAGGAACGAATGATTCCAAATAACTTTTCACATTCAAGAAGGTCTTAGGAATCGTAGGCACCTGTTAATTAAGTGAACAAATCCAGTaaaaatttgaccaaaaaaaaaaaacaggaatCTCTTCAAGTTCCATTAAACTAATACATGCCACCATCATCAAATATATACATGGTGAGAAACCAAATGTCATGCATGCTGACAATGATAAACCCTTCTATCAAACAATAACACGGAATACTTGTTGCTAtatctaagtttttttttttttttttttttttttttttgggaatacAAAATTGGCCTCAAGCAAAATAGATTGGTGGCCAAGTTGGCCGAAGATATGGCTTCCCTTCCGCCTCTGAAGCAAAAAATTTGAATCCCCATCACTTTTTTTTTCGGGAAAAATCCCCATCACCTTAGTTAAGACAGGTTTATTAGAATATCACTTGAATCAAATTCTAAAAGAGAAGGAAATTACGGACCTTGTTTTTGTAAAGTTCGTTGTTGAGAACATCGCCGAGAGACCAAGAGAAAACCAGATCGAGCAAGCTTCTTTTGTCTGTAACTTGTTTCTTGTTGCTCACGTTAGTCTTCTCCATTTCTTACACATGCTCTATTTCTTCAGTGGAGCAGTATCATCGATTTTCTGGCATTCCACGAAGAAAACTCCCAAGTCTTCAGGGAGACCATAAAATAAAGTGAGAGCCTTCCATTATTGTCCTTTGCAAAAAGAAAAGTTGTGGAAACTGGAAAGGTATTTAAATTCCCCTCGAGACTAAGTAATCGAATCAGCGTCCAAGCTGAAGCAATTGCCAGTTAGCCAGTCTTCTTTTCGTACAAATTCTACACTcctaactttctatatttggaaagaaaaatacacttgtgaggagtgtagaatgagatttttggagtgtcaataacattttccaatttttttgaaatgtcatgtAAACTAATATAcctttttttggaatttttaggcCATTTCAACACTTCACTGCCATTCTAATAAGTTgcattcgacaaaaaaaaaaaaaaatgggaaattttatttagacCCATTTATCAACTTTCTACACCtaacttattattttttattttgaaattccaAATGTGTCCAATAattctttctacacccaacaaacacaaaaggaaaataataataatttagtaaTAGGCAACTTCAGCCACCCTATCTCTTCAAACCTCAACCACCCAGTTTCTAATCTCCCCAACTCCCCACCGCCACCTCCCTTACCACCCACAACAATTTGGAAATTAGAACATTATTCCCAACAACCCACaattaaaaaaacccaaaagaaacatgtcaatattttaatttttttttggaaaaattaatGGTATTATTAACATATGATCCAACACAATTCGATTCAACACCTTGACAATTTTGGCATAATTCGGACATGTTTGAAGGACTGCATGGAACAGAAAGCTATTGTGTGGCTGGCAAAAAGTCGTGAAAGGGACATTGATGGCTGAGATCTTTTGGGGGTTTCATTGTGGGTGATAAGAAGATGGTGGTGGGGGTTGGGGAGGGGTAGAAATTGGGGGTGGTTAGGGTTTGGAGTGATGGCATGGCCTAGGTTTTctaatgttgaaattttatattttatttttttgttctttttcattaTGCGTGTAGAAAGAAAATTGTTGGGCAGATTCAGACTTTCAAGATTAAAAACTataagttgggtgtaaaaagaggATAAATGGGTCtgaataaaatttcccaaaaaaatttccaaggtttcttaaaaaacacaaaaaaagggTTGATCTGGAAAACAATATTCTGAGGATTTTTAGTTCAAATAAAGGAAACAACCTGCGCTCTCATCTCTATGTGTCATTTTCAAGATGACTAATAAATATAATCATTGGGACCCTCCaatctataatttttttgatgaagaaaatgttgTGAACTTTAAGCATTCTTTTACCATTACTTAGTGCCTTTGATTTTGAACACGATAACAATGGACTAATATTTTTGATATGATAGCAACAAAATGAAAGACATTGCCATGATTGACCACATTTTATTGTGTGTGCATGATTGACCGCGTTGAATTCTCAAAGTTGGCAGTTAACCACAACTCCATGTTAGTGAGTTTAATGTACTCTTTTAATAGTTCACATAAGCTTTTAGAACAAACACAACACGTTTTTTGGCATAATTATATTGTCATCATGGAATAGGATGCGTTTCTCATTCAAACCAGGTGTATAAGATTGAATATTGAATTTGAtcattttccttaaaattaGCTGATTATTATTGACTTTTTGAGTtggttttcttttacatttcaaACTGATTCTTAATTAACGTTTGCATTTTACAAGGTCATTTAAAGGTCTAATAGATATTAGGTTTCCATATAATATGAGCTTTTGCTCTTACAATTTTGGAGGTATCAAGAAATATCGTGGCTGTGATTTTAAGAATAAGAGCAACTTGTTCAATTCAAATCCGTCTTTCTCCAAATATTCATATCAAATCCGTCTTCCTCTTGTATTTTTTATATTGTGCACTTGTGTATTCTTTTGTTGAGTTTCTTTCCCTATTTATGGACCTATATATATGTACCtatatgtttttaatatttatctaCGTACTTGTATGTCTGTACCATATATTTTTGTGTACTGAATatctgtactttttttttttttagtatattgatatttttatactaaggaGAAGGGAAGTTCGGCAAAACCACACAATGAGCagtttaatttggtatcgaattcgccatccgaATATCCGTACCTTAAACATATGTGGAACTATATAGTCATCTACCAGAAAATAGCGTTGTTGCGGGAATTGAACATATTAGTCGGGACAGGCATGAATAATTTCCACACAAACTAACTTAAAAGACGGTGTAGTACCTAAGAACCAATTAAGTAAAACTTTGCTTGCTATATACGGATATGCATGCGATAAGAAAGCATTCATTTGTAGATCGTATTGTGCCATCATAATTATACTCATAGTTTTAAGTGCTCAGCCTACTATATGGgggaaaacacaaaaaaagggAAAGTAGAAAAGTTGAAGACATAATATTTCAGCATCTGGCAGGAAAAGtaagtttttgaaaaaattgcTAAACCGTCTCACAAATTCAATCGTTAAACATTACATTGTGACCTAAGATAAAGATAAAGTATATAGTTCAtccacaaatcaaaacaaagtgcTATCAAAGGAAAATGTTTAAGATGATGAAAATCAAAAACTGAACTCGACAACCATATTTTCTATCGGTAACCAAACGAATAATTTAGAATGATACAAACCCAAGTCTAGCTCATCTGACTGCTCTCATCCTCAGCTCTGTATTTCAAAGGCTGAGTAGCCATGTTTGCAGAAGTTGCCAAATAATCACCATCAGAAGATTGAGAATAACCCACATTAATGTTCACATCGCACAAAATTTTATAGAAACGGGGACAAATTAACATATTTAAAGTTAGCAATAAGATGTAAACATATTCGAAGGCTGAGTAGTTGATTGGATTCGTTTCATTTTTCGAATCCAATGAAAATACAAAACGAAAAGGAATTAAAGAATGTTACAATTTAAGTATTTCAAATTAGTGATTAATCAACCAATCAGTCAGTCTCAATGATCTATCAATACCATGGACATCATACAGAAATTCAAGTAAACCCTGTAAACTATCGACTCCTCAACTCCATCACTCTTCCACCATTGTTTCTAATTTATCTCTCCTTGGAGTTTTTTCATTACTAATTTATATACAGCAAATTGAGCTGTCcatttcaaatcaaatatacATGGGCAGAAAAGCAAAACCTAAACTCATGCCACataaattaatcaataatcaaagaaaaattcttGGAGACCAGAACAAATCCAATTGGATTTTCATGCAAGTGATTGTAATTGCCAAACAAAACACATATATTTAACTGCCCAAAATTTAAGCATTATCATAATTAATCTATTCTTGTAACAAAAACAGTTTCTCAGCCGTTGGGTATTTTCTGTGGCTTTTGATCAATAGTTGTACTTAAAtagaaaaaaggtaaaaaagtcgaaaacaaatgaaagaaagaCGGATCAAATTATTAAGAAATCTAAGTTAGAGTTGTTAAAATTCACTTTCATGTGTATGATTCAAACTTCAACaaatttattaacattttacCAATCGTCAGACATTGCTAATTGCCAAGATAGCAAGATAATGAATTCCATgaacgaaaaaaaaatgacatgcaACTTCAACTTACCATACCAAAGAAGCTCCATAAGAGGTAGTGGCTTCCTCCTTACTGCATGTATCAAAAGCATTGCAACCGTAGATCctagaaattataaaaaaaacatccaGTCAATAGGCAACATAATAGTCGTGGGAAGGTGAGTATGCAACCAAGAATCTAAGACATACTTGATTTGTGATTCCATtataatttcacacaaaaaaaaataaaaaaaagatc from Pyrus communis chromosome 7, drPyrComm1.1, whole genome shotgun sequence encodes the following:
- the LOC137739968 gene encoding uncharacterized protein, translating into MEKTNVSNKKQVTDKRSLLDLVFSWSLGDVLNNELYKNKVPTIPKTFLNVKSYLESFVPSLIEETHADLHSSMITELSHAPTCEILTLECSKGHKPPKNLLYDIAYKRDTEADQKHKGLMYEPQVGDLIALTDVKPKCVDDLNRSPRHYVIAYVSKVPNPDEFPDAHEFQILSSKPIDYGEQDVQKSKRQKHFAVYLINMTTNLRVWGALNSKEGNTDIIQKVLQPSSHDANSCTTCSPIQSYSPDLSTIWPTISSHKLNYSQEAAVLNFIGLSKCHHQNDIKLIWGPPGTGKTKTVSLSLFALFMLKCRTLTCAPTNIAVLEVAARLRSLVKESLEFGKYGLGDIVLFGNRKQMPVDDKADLLEVFLDHRIKILIRCLRPLSGWKYLLSSMIRLLEEPDEEYSLYLQKRAEKQEQSAQGNEKKNTKRAEKHKESAQGNEKKNKKRAEKHKPSAQGIEMGTKGNNESVKEDDPLTFEEFVKKEFDSIFEPLKICMVDLYTHLPTSCIPLKVVKDMDEASGLLKSFKSSMHRISVAKEGLNLVLKDFKVSGSIVGRFIQLGKKCVCKLKLLPQKFGVPKTIDPYSIRTFCLQNACLIFCTASTSAKLPNALPMRPLELLVVDEAAQLKECESAIPLQLSGIRHAILIGDERQLPAMVKSERAKVAEFGRSLFERMTKLGHRKHLLNIQYRMHPSISLFPKMEFYNNQILDGPNVTESSYQRCFLKGKMYQSYSFINIANGKEQFDHGHSQKNMVEVAVVSEIVARLYEEFIRTKKEVSIGVISPYKAQVYAIQEGVKKYSKKCNPQFSVSVRSVDGFQGGEEDVIIISTVRCNVKGAIGFLSNRQRANVALTRARYCLWILGNASTLVNSDSIWKKLVLDAKRRDCFHNADEDKNLAQAIAAALLELDQFHALLSIESLLFKNARWKVCFSDEFEKSLAKIKDTLVRREVLNLLTKLSSGWCHAHKDKGRMVHDGTSSQLLEKYKVNRLLNLIWTVDILQEKSYYIQVMKVWDIVTSSDIPRLAKRLDIIFGTYTVDKMNRCKHKCIDKCTAVPMRWPVDSSSCHEADPVEFLSKPLSSLSLTDKPESSTSTSGVAIKTEKQSTQSFLTPKSHSKSHAKRTRQSPNVETGIWSIVISLMILLFIIVILEF